The window GCTGGGTCGAGCCGCCCTTCACACGGTAGAACTTCTGGATGGTCAGCTTCAGTGCTCCGGCCTTGGTCGAGTCGTCTTCCGAGGAGCCAAGGCTGAAGAACGGCATGAGCTGGCCGATTTTCAGCACGGTTTGCACGGTGCCTTTGCCAAAGCTGCGCTCGTCGCCCACGATCACGGCGCGGCCGTAATCCTGCAGGGCGGCGGCGAAAATCTCGCTGGCGGAGGCGCTGAGGCGGTTCATCAATACCACGAGCGGACCGCTGTAAGCCACTCCGGGGTCGGTATCCTGCGAGACGGAGATCTTGCCATTCGGGTCTTTGGCCTGCACGACGGGGCCGCGCGGGATGAAGAGCCCGGTGAGATTGATCGCTTCCTCGAGGGAGCCGCCGCCATCGCGGCGCAGGTCGATGATCAGCCCCTGCATGCCTTCACGCTTGAGGCGGCCGATGAGGGCGGCCACGTCCTCCGTGGTGCTCTTTGGCGCGCCGGAGTCGTCCATGTTGGCATAGAAGGAGGGCAGCGTGATCCACCCGATGCGGGTGGTCTTGTCGTCCGGCCCCTTGATGTCGAGCAACTCGCCCTTGGCTTCCTGGTCCTTGAGTTTCACCTCATCGCGCACGATCTCCACGACCTTGCGCTTCGAGGGATCGGTCGCGTCGCCCGGGATGACCATGAGGCGGACGGTGGAGCCCTTCTTGCCACGGATTTTCTCCACGACCTTGTCGAGCTTCATATCCACCACGTCTTCGAAATCGTCGGTGCCCTGGGCTACCGCTGCGATGCGGTCGTTGACTTTCAGGCGACCATCCAGATCGGCCGGGCCGCCGGGGACGACTTCCTTGATCTTGGCGTAACCATCCTCGGACGAGAGGACGGCGCCCACACCCACGAGCGAGAGCTTCATGGAGATCTGGAAGTTCTTCAGGTCCGACTGGCTGAGATATTCGGAGTGCGGGTCGTATGTCTGGGCGAGGGAGGTGAGAAAGGTCTTCACCACGTCCTCATCGTCCATCTCGCGGACATTGCGCACGACCTGGTCGTAACGGCGCGTGACGGTTTCTTTCGGCGGGCGCAGCTTCAGGTCGGCGAGATCCTCGCGGAGGAGCTCCGCCTCGATGCGCTCGGCCCAGATACGGTCGGCGTCGGCTTCGTCCTTCGGCCAGGGAGAATCCTGACGGTTGATCTCCACCGTGCGATTACTGTCAAACTTGTAGTCCTTCTTGATGAGGGCCGTGTTCTTGACCGCGCGGGCCTCCACCTTGGCCTTGAACTTCTGGAAAATCTCCCGGGCGGGCGACACATCGCCGCGCAGAACGCTGTCGCCCAGCGTGGTGCCGTATTTCTTCTCGAACTCGTCGACGTCCTGCTGGGTGAAATACAGTTTATTGTAGTCCAGCGCGGTCAGGTACGTCTGGAGAAACTTCGCCGACATCTCGTCGTCGAGCTTCTGGCGCGTGTAGTGCCCCTGCTCGAGCCAGCGTGCGACGGAAATGGCGATCTGTCCGGGATCGACCGTATCGCGTGCGAACGCCAGAGAGGGGAGGAAGAGTGCCGGGAGGAGGAGGCGCCCTGTTAAGCGTGATAACGTACCCATGATTTTATCGGCGTCGGCAAACCTTGCAGAGGATGGTAAGAAAATCAAACGTGGACATCTCATACTCTGACCATTTTTCACCGAATCGGTTCAAAACCTTTACCGGAGGCGTGCTGGACACCAATAGCTACCTCTACGAAGCCCCCTCCGGCGCGCGTATTCTCTTCGATGCTCCCCAGGGCGCCTACCAGGCTTATCTCGACGAGCGGATCGATGCCCTCGTGCTCACGCATGGGCATTTTGACCATGTCGCTGATGCCGCCGCGCTCATCGCCAGTCACGGCTGCCCCTCGTACTGCCATGTCGATACGGTGCCGATGGTGACGGATCGGGATTTCTTTCGTCGGTGGGGCTTTGAACTTGAGATCGAGCCCTTTACGCCGACGCACCTCCTCGAGGAAAGTCCGCTCGTCGAGGTGGCCGGTGTCTCGATGCAGACCTTTCATGTCCCGGGGCATAGTCCGGACAGCCTGTGCTATTACTTCAAAGACGAGGGTGTGCTGGTTGGTGGAGACGTTCTTTTTTGCGGCGGAGTCGGGCGTTGGGATTTACCGGGAGGAAACGGAGAGCAGCTTTTCCAGGGTATCAAGGCCAAGCTTTTTCCTCTTCCCGGCAATGTCATCGTGCTGCCCGGCCATGGGCCAGCTACGACGATCGGACGCGAAAAGTCGGAAAATCCTTTCCTTCAGGTGTAGACAGTTCTTTCCTCCCCGGGCAGACAGTGTATTTTAACCAGATCGACTCGTTCACCCCATCATGCCTCGATATTCTTACGTTGCCCTAGACGCCCGCGGCCAAGAAGCCTCGGGAGTTATTGAAGCCGATTCTCAAAATGCTGCGGTAGGCCAGCTCCGCCAGGCAGGATATTTCCCGAAAAGCATCTTTGAAGAGGGCAAGGGAAAGGCTCCGAAGATCAAGGCCCCCAAGGCTGCCACTGCCGCGAACAAGCAGATCAACATCTCGATCCCCTTCCTGGAGCGCAAGACGGTCAAGGGCAAGACCCTGATGATCTTTACCCGCCAGCTCGCTACGCTGATCGATGCCGGTCTGCCCCTTTTGCGTGGACTTACCGTGCTGGCCAAGCAGGAGCCGGATCAGGTCCTGCGCAAGGTGATCGTGAGTCTGGCCGAGGCCGTGCAGGGTGGCGGCACTTTCTCGGAGAGCCTCGCCGGGCACCCCAAGATCTTCAACAAGCTTTATGTGAACATGGTGAAGGCCGGTGAGCTGGGCGGTGTGCTGGAGCTGGTGCTGCTGCGTCTGGCCGAGTTTCAGGAAAAGGCCCAGAAGATCAAAAACAAGGTCGTATCGGCCATGTTTTATCCGGCGATCGTGCTGGTGATCGCCATCCTGATCATGGGCTTCCTGCTCGTCTTTATCGTGCCGAAGTTCCAGGCCATCTTTGATGACATGCTCGGCGGCAAGCCGCTCCCGGCCCTGACGACTTTCGTCATCGCCACGAGTAACATGGTCAAGAGCAACATCCTCCTGATTATCGGCGGCATCATCCTGCTGGTCATCGGATACAACGTGATGAGCAAGACGGCCAAGGGCGGCGCGATCATCGACGCCTTCAAGCTCAAGGCTCCGCTCTTCGGCGATCTCACCCGCAAGAGTGCGATCTCCCGCTTCAGTCGTACGCTCGGTACCCTCGTGACGAGCGGTGTGCCGATCCTTCAGGCTCTCAATATCACCCGTGAAACCGCGGGCAACTCGGTCATCGCTGCCGCCATCGGCAAAGTGCACGACAGCGTCAAGGAAGGTGAGTCCATCGTTCACCCGCTCGAGGCCAGTGGCGTGTTCCCTCCCATGGTTATCAGTATGATCGACGTGGGTGAGGAGACCGGACAACTGCCCGAGATGCTGCTCAAGGTCGCGGAAGTGTACGATGATGAGGTGGACAACGCCGTGGCGGGTCTCACGTCACTGTTGGAACCTATCATGATCGTGTTCCTCGCCATCGTGGTCGGCACGATCGTTATCGCTCTGTTCCTGCCGCTCATCAGCATCATCAGTGGAATGCAGCAACAAGGCGGCTAGCCGCCGCTCCCCATGAACATGAAGAAACGCACATCTTTCCATGGTTTCACGCTGGTGGAACTCCTGGTCGTCATAACGATCATCGCCATCCTGGCCGCCCTGGTGCTCAGCACCGCGGGCGGCATCCAGGACAAGGCGGCCCGCAGTCGCGCCCAAAGCGAGATTGCTGCGTTGAGCGCGGCGTTGGAGAGCTACAAGGCGGACAATGGGGACTACCCGACGGGAACATTCACGACGAATGCGACGGGGAATAAATTTGTCGTCACAAACCTGATGCCTGCCACGGGAAAGGTCTACTTCGAGTTCCCGAAGAACATGACCAACTCCAACGGCGACATGATTGATCCCTGGGGTGTGACGTACGGGTATCAGTATCCCGGCGCCACCAATCGCAGCGGTTCAAATTTCTTTGATCTCTGGACTGCTGCGAACAAATCCACGAACTCCAACGGCTGGATTAAAAACTGGTAAGTCCCGTGTTGCGTTCCTCCTGAAATGGAGGAAGCTTCATTTGAGGACACCATGAAAGGTCTAGCCATCATTGTGATCCTGACGGGATTGTTTGCCATGACGTCTCCGGACATTACGGCATACCTGATGGGCGCTCCGCGACCTGCACATTCGCAAGCCGCGGTGACGACCGTCGCGTCCGTATTGTCTGTTGCCGGCTTCGGGCTGGTGATGATCGGCGGCATACTCTTTGCAGTCGCGGGAGTAGCTGCCGAAGAGCGTCGCAAACACGCCTCGTAAGGATCCTCGGGAGAAGGAGGGTGAGAACGCGCTTGCGTGGGCAAGTGTGCGGGGAAATCCGGCGACTCGTCCGTCAAGGGCCGTCGAGAGGGCGTCGTATGCAGGAGTTCTTCGTTCGGGCGAGTGAACCTAACTGGCGCTCAATGGTAGTTGAGGGAGCCTGCGCATTCTCTCTGCTGTGGCCGGAGGCTCCGGCGCGGGAGGTGGTGCCTTTTTCTTGTGTGACGCTAATGAGCCAATGGGGCCAGGCCATCCCGCGGCATCTCGGCCACAGACTGCCTCCGACCTGCTCTCATCGCGGATCATCAAGTGCACCAGCCCGATTAAGCGAAACCAGCAGACCCTCGGGCGATTTCATGTTTGCTGGCGATCCCTGGCGATTTATCCCGTGAACTGCCGGTGAGGAAGCCGCTCTCTCTGCCAGAGACGGAAATAGCTCAGGCGGGGGCTGGAAAGGACGCGTGCGGTAACTGCGAGTGGACCCGATCGCCGATCTGGACGCGGTATACGAAATCTCGCGTCCGGCGAATGCTAGTTGCCGTTCGAGTTGGGCTGCATCGGCGACGTCGCATTGTCGAAGGCGAACGGCAGGGTAACCTGCGGGGCGTCCTTCAGCGAAAGGATGAGGAGCAGACCATAATCGGTGTCGCCACCCTGGTTGTCGCGGACCTGGGCGCCGATCGAGGCCACCCAGCTCGAGAGATCGCGATGGAGGAGATAGCGTTGGTACTGGAGTACCGAGGATTCAAACTCGTACTGCTCGTAGAAGCTGAAGGCCCAGTTGTCGTTCACGCGGAAGTAGGCGTAGAAGTCGAGCTGGCTGTTGTTGTCGAAGTAATCGTTGCCCTCGATGTAGCGGTGGCCGATGCGGAAATAGGTGTCGCGCGTCGGCATGAAGTTGAAGGCGGTATTGTATTCCGTGAATCCCTGCTCGACCACCGGGGTCTGGGATTGCACATCGAGATAGAACCACTGAACGGGACGGAACCGCATGAGGTTGAAGAAGTTCGAAACCGAGGCATCCGTGTAGGGGTTCTGGAAGTTGACGTCGACAAAGGAGTCGATCGTAAACCACTGGTAGGTGCTCTGGTCACGCCGGGTCTGGAGACGGTTCCGAATACCGAGGCGCATGATGTTCCAGGTATCGATGGTGTCGATGGCGGTGAACTGCGGGAAATCGATGGGCATGAGCTGGGTCGACGGCACAACGCGGTCAAACTGCAGGATCTCATCGGGCCCGGGTCCGAAATTGTAGACGTATGAGTAGTTCATATACGGCTGCACGACATGCCGCACACCGTCGAGGCCGAGCCAGCGGGACTGGATTTTCTCGTAAGCCTTGGAGAACTTTGTAGACGCCTCGACTCCGAAGTTGGCCACCGGGCGGAAGAGCGAGCCACCGTTATTGAGCTGAGTGGTTGGAGCATTCAGCTCGTTGGGCTGGTTGGGGCCGTCGATGATCTGCACCTCTCCAGTCTCCGGATCGACTTCTTCCACGCCGGTCTGGTTGATGAAAGAGCCGCTCTTGGAGTACGCCGTGGCGCGGATGCCGGCGCGTGGGGTGACGTTCAGCCAATCAAACCACTGCATCGGGTAGGAGAGCTGGTGGAAGGTGTCGAAGCGGAACGAGCCGTAGTTCTCAAACTCGGTCTCGTCGAATTGCGGATCGTTGGAGAACATGCGGCGATAGCTGCCGGCGCTGGTCTCTCCATCGTAGTAGACCGGGAGACCAAAGAGGCGATGCTGTTTGAAGTCAAAGACGGCTTCCGGCAGGCGCTCCGTGGTATCCTGGAAGTCATTGAGCTGCCAGCGACCGAGGAGCGTAAGGGTGTAAAACTCGTCCCACTTCGTCACGCTCAGGTAGCTGTCGGGGTAGGGGTCGACGCGGAACTCGGACGGGTAAAAATCCTCCAGGAAGTCGACGTCGCTGATGAGGTTGAGGTCGGCGGTGGCGTAGATGTCGTCGGTGAGGAAGAGGCGGTGCTTGAAGGTGACGCGATAGCGATTCGTCGTACGCGTTTCCGTCGGCTCGCCAGGAGCAGAGACGGTCTTCACATCCTTGGTTTCAGCGACGTAATAGGTAATGAGTTCGCCGAAGCTCCGGTCATTTTTGCCGTAACGGAAAAGAAGGTCGCCACCGACGGCTGGGCCGAACTTTGAGCGCAGATCGAGGTGGGCCTTGGCGATGATGCTGTTATTGGGCCCGATCGGGAAGCTGTAGGAGGTCTGAACGAAGGCGCCCCAGCGGGAATCGTAGCCAGGGAGGAACTGGAAGCCGGTATTGGTCGTATTGGCGAAGAGGTACGGGAACCAGAAAATCGGCGTCTGCCCGACATAGAGGGTCGAGTTGAGCAGGATGACGCGGCTGTCGGGATAGATACGTACGCTGCGGGACTTTACGTGAAAGTCGGGCTGCGATGAGTCGTCCGTCGTCATGATGGCGTCGGTGACGTTGAATTCATTCAGCGAGGGGGCGCGCAGACTGGTGGCACGGAAGAGGGCCGGGTAGTGGCTGCCGGAGAACTCGAGGGCGCGCATCTGCTTGGTCTCCAGATTGAAGAGGGCGCGCTGGCCGGTAAGGAGGTCGGTCGGGGTGTAAAGTCGGATGTTGCCCACGAGCAGGACGTCGCGGGTGTCAGGATTATACTCGGCGTAATCGCAATAAATACTGTAGTCGCCGTAGTGAATCTGCACGTTGTCCTCGGCGATGGCGACGCCTCCCTCGAAGCGGGTATTGCCATCAGCATTGATCTCAACCGGCACATCCCCGAAGCTGCCGAACTGGGCAAGAGCGCAAACTGCGCCTGCCAGCCAGATCAGGACTGCCGTAAAACAACGTGTCATCATGCGAAATGGGCAGGCTATTTTGCGGGTCTGGGGTGGCAAGAGAAAAAGACGATTTTCCCCGTGAGCGGGCATCTTTGAGCAGGAGAATCCGCTTTCGAGTTTCCAGTGGAGGCGCGTGCTTGCGGAATTGGCCATTTTTTACGAACGGTTGGCGAGAAAGACGACGCTCACTCCCGAGAGGATGAGCAGGCCGCCGAGAGCGGTCTGCCAGTTCATTTGCAGTTCGCGAAAGAACAGCCACGCGAAAAGGGCGACGAAGAGCGGGTAGGAGATCTCGATGAGCGATGCGACGGTGGCATTGCGACCGCCGATGGCGTGGTAGATGCAAAGGCCGCCAATGCACGAGGTGACGATGGAAAGGACCAGCCACCAGATTTCTCCCCCGAGGTTTCGGGGCTCGGAGAGGATACGGGCACCTCTGCCGGAGATCAGCAGCGAAGCCATCGACCAAACCGCGCCGGAGACGGTGAAGTAGAAGAAAAAGACCAGCGGCGACATCCCGCGCTCAATGACCCGGCCGCTCGAGGCATAGCTCGCTCCCCAGCAGATGGCGGCGACGAGGGCAAAGACGAACCACATGGTGTTATCCCCCGACGGATTCGTAACGGCGCAACCCGGCTCTCCACATCCAGCGTGCGCCGAGGAAGGCGATCAATACCCAGGCGGCCTGAATGCCGAGACCTATCCAGAGCTCGGTGCCCTTCACCTTTTCGGTCAGGATCGCGACGGGGAAGTACAGCTCATAGGGGAAGGGCAGGAGCATAAGGATGTTGTGCAGCCAGTCGGGCATGATGTTGAGCGGAAACAGGCGGCCGCTGAGGAAGTACTCGAAAGAGTAGAGGATGAAGACAATAGTCGAGATCTCGAGAATCCAGAAGGCCAGCATGGCCAGGGCATAGGCAATGAGAAACTGAAGCGCGCCCGCCATGACGAGGGAGACGAGGAAGATCGGCCATGTCGTCCACGACTCGGGCAGGGTGATGAATCCCCGGAACCAGAAAAACACCGCCGCCACCGGGACAATGGTGATGGTGGTATAGAGCAGTCGGGAGCTGAGGAAGATGGTGACGCGGTAGGCGAGATAGTCGACGGGCTTGGAGAGGAAGTTGTTGATCTGGCCGTTGCGGATGTCGGAGGCGATCTGCCATTCGTCATCCGAGGGGGTCACGAGGTGCTCCACCAGCAGAATGAGCAGGAAATAGTAGATCATCTGCCCAAAGGTGTACCCCGCGATCGTCTCGCCCCGAGCCTCGAAGAGCGCCCGCCAGATAAAGACGGTCCCGATGAGCGGAACAAACTCGAAGACCGAGCGCAGGAGGAAGTTCCACCGGTAGACAAAGGTATTCTGCAGGCCGGTCGTGAAGACGGTGCAGTATTTGGCGGCGGAACGCATCGGCGACAGCCTAGCGGCTCCCGGCCGGAGGCAAAGCCTGGAGATGGGGAAATGCCGGGCGGATTTTATGCTCGCGGGGCGGCGAGCTTCCATCCAGCATGACGCGTTTGTTGCCAAATGAAGATTCAACGCGCGCTCATTTCTGTCTCCGATAAAACCGGTGTCGTGGAATTCGCCCGCGAGCTGCACGCTCACGGGGTGGAAATTCTCTCCACAGGAGGAACGGCAAAGACCCTGCAAGCCGAGGGTATCCCCACGGTGGAGGTTTCCCAGTTCACCGGTTCCCCGGAAATCCTCGACGGACGCGTCAAGACGCTGCACCCGAAGATCCATGGCGGCCTGCTTTTCATCCGAGGCGACGAGGAGCACGAGCGCCAGGCGGCAGCCAACGGCATCAAGCCCATCGATCTCGTGGTCGTGAATCTCTATCCCTTTGAGGCGACCATCGCGAAGGAGGACGTCACTCTCCCCGAGGCCATCGAGCAGATCGACATCGGCGGTCCGTCGATGATCCGTAGCGCGGCCAAGAACTATCAGTCCGTCACGGTCGTGACCGATCCCGCAGACTACGCCGCGGTGATCGAGAGCATGAAGGAAGAGGGCGGCGGCACGAGTCTCGCGGTACGCGAGCGCCTGGCCATCAAGGCGTTCACCACGACATCCTCGTACGACCGCACGATCGCGGGGTATCTCAACAAGGAGCAGGAAACCTCGGCGGCCTTCCGCCTTGAGCTCCCGCTGGAACTCCGCCTCCGCTACGGTGAGAATCCGCACCAGCACGCCGAGCTCTATGGAGATTTCAGTTCCTACTTTGAGAAGCTCCAGGGCAAGGAGCTCTCCTATAATAACATCCTCGATATCAGCGCGGCCTCAGCGCTCATCTCGGAGTTTACCAAGCCCACGGTGGCGATTCTCAAGCACACGAATCCCTGCGGTGTCGGCACCGATCCCGACCTGCGCGAGGCTTGGGACAAGGCCTTCGCCACGGACAAGCAGGCGCCCTTTGGCGGTATCATCATCTGCAATCGTCCGCTCAATCTCGCCCTGGCCAAGGGCATCTCGGAGATTTTCAGCGAGGTGATCATCGCGCCGGAGTTCGACGCGGACGCCCGCCTGCTTCTTTCGAAGAAGAAGAACCTCCGCCTGATGAAGCTCCTGCGCCGTCCCCCGGAGAGCGGTCGCGATATTCGCTCCGTCCTGGGCGGCCTGCTCGTGCAGGACAGCGATTCCGCCGACGTGCCGGAGCTCGAGCACAAGGTCGTCACCCAGCGTCCGCCAACGAAGGACGAGATCGAGGCGATGGAATTTGGCTGGAAGGTCGTGAAGCATGTGAAATCCAACGCCATCGTGTATGCGGGCAAGGATCGCACGCTGGGCATCGGCGCTGGCCAGATGTCGCGAGTGGATTCCTCCCGTATCGCGGTGTGGAAGGCTCAAGAGGCCGGTCTGTCCCTCAAGGGCAGCGCGGTTTGCAGCGATGCGTTCTTCCCCTTTGCCGATGGCCTTATCGCCGCGGCCGAGGCGGGTGCCACGGCTGCGATCCAGCCCGGCGGCTCCGTGCGCGACCAGGATGTGATCAACGCCGCGAATGAGCATGGCGTCGCCATGGTCTTCACGGGCCTGCGACATTTCCGTCACTAAGTTCGCAACTTTCCTGCTGCCGGGGCGTTTCATCCTCTGAAGCCATGAAACCGTCTGACGAACGCGACCAACTCTGGGATCTGCTGGGCAAAGCGCCCGGCCGGACAGCGTCGCCGTATTTCGCCCGGCGGGTGGTGAATACCGTGCGCGCCGAGCATCAGGTGCGCGCGGGCGGCTTCATGCGGTGGTTCCGCTGGGTGGCACCGATCTCTGCGGTCGCCGCCGTGGCGATCGCCTGGACGGCCAACACCTGGAAACACCAGGAGGAGGTCGCGCTTTATAATGCCTATTTCGACAAGGCGGCGGATCTCCAGTCGCTGGTGGTATCCACCGACGAATCCTCCTGGATTGCGTCGGGGAACTGAGACGTCTTTCTTTTCGGGAAGCGGCCTGACTGTCTTCAGGTCGCGAGGACCTTCTCGAGCTTCTGCACCATCTCGCGATTGTGTTTCACGCGGGTGCGGTCGCGGAGAATATCGAGGCTTTTCTCCGGAGAACCCCACTCGATGATCTCGATGGTGACGTGACGTACGCCCCAGTTGTTCATCGCGCGGGCGGAAGACTTGAAGAGGTCGATGGTGTTGGTGCCGACCAAGGCGCTGCCGGTGTCGTCGACGACGTATTCCTGACCGGTCTCCACGACACGGAAGTGAGTGCCCACGGGCCATTGCGACCAGTCGGCGGCGGCACTTTGGAGCTTGCCGGTTTTCAGCGGTTTGCCCAAGGCATTGCGGGTTTCGTTGCCGGAGCCATTTTGATCTGCTCCGTAAGTGTATGCAGTCGTGCGAATTCCGTCGAATCGCGTGCGGGCTTCCCCGTTGGCTGAGGCGCAGGCAAGGCCCATCGCGCACAGAAACGACAGTGCGGTCGGTAGGTGCTTTCGAGCGTTCATAGGGTCGGCACCCTACGGAGGGTTTCCGGCACCGCAACCGGTTTTTTACTTTACTGCAAGTTGCTTGCGGGAGCGCTTTCCATCAAGCCGAGGAGAATTGGATACACGAAATCGGTCTTTTGGTAGACCTGAGCGGGGTCGATGAAGTCATGCATGATGTTCTCCTCCTTGCTGAAGACATGCGTGATCACGGCATCGGGGCGCTTCGCCTTCCAAAGGGCGATGAGGTGTTCGTTGACCGCATTGTTCACGGCTTTATCGGCCTCGGTCATTACGACGACGATGCGTCCGGCCTTGGGTGGCTCGGTCGCTGCGGAGCGCATGATGGACTGACCCAATACGATGACCTGCCCGATGACATGGGTGGGGAAGCGAGGATAGGTCTGCGGGGGAGCGGGGGCCTGATCCTTGAGCTGCGGATTCCACCAGAGAAAGACGTTCGGCAGGGTGACGAGCAGACGCGCGGTGGGCGTGAGCAGCCACTCGGGCAGCCCCTTGGGGCCGAGAAACGGAGCCAATACCACGACCTGATCGATGTCGGAGCGGGTCTGGGCGAGGAAGGCGGCGCAGGTGCCATTGACGGAGAGGCCGACGACCGTGAGGTGTTTACCAAGAGGACGGGCCAGCGTGGCTGCGAGGGAGGCGCTGTCGGCGAACTCTTGGGCGGTAATGCCTTTCCAGGAATCGGTCAGGCGGTCTTTCTCCCCGTGGTGTGGCATGCGGGGAATGACGACGTTGGCACCGCGTTCGTAGAGGATATGGCCGAGCTTGCCGAACTGCGCCGGGCTGTTGGACAGGCCATGGAGCAGGACGTACACGCGCTCGGTGGGAGCGCCATGAGAGAGGACCACTGGCCGGCTGTCTTCGCGCACGGAATCGGGCGTGGACGCGATCTCCTTTTCCAGGGCGGACATGGCTTCGGCGTAGGTCAGGGTCTTTGGAGGCATGGTGCCGACGGTGGGTAGGGGGCGAAGTAACCAGATGAAGAATACCAGACCAAGCAACAGTGCCCCGGGAAATATGCCGGCAAGACGTTTTCCAAGAGATGTTGCGATGGGATTGCGGACCACGGCTCCGGGATGCTAGAGGAGATGCCGCCGTTATTCCAATTCCCGCGTGAAAAGATTTTCCACACTCCTTTTGTTGGTCGTTGTCCTGGCCGGATGCGCCCGTAACGCCGAGCAAGCCAAATCCCCCGCGGCTGTCTCATGCAGTCTCGTACGTGAGGCGCGCAGGGAGTCCGATCCCTCGGAGCGGCTGGCGCTTTTGGTCGAGGCTTCGGCCAAGGCGATGGCGGTGGGTGAGGCCGGGCAACCCGCCTACGCCCACGCAATGGAGGGCCTGCTGCGCATGGTGGAGACGGGACAGCTGAAGCCGGGAGCGCGCTACGCCGTACGCGGAGCCGATGGCAAATCGATGACGCTGCAGATCGGCGGGAAGTCCCGCAACGAGCGAGACTTTTCCTACTTCACCGATTTCGAGAAAAGCGTGCCGAACCGCAGGGCCGTGGAGCGGGGATTGCAATGGCCGGGCTGGGGATTCCCAACCGTGGGTCATCGCAGTGTCACTGCGGCCAACCGGGCCAATGATCCTTTTGCTCCGCCCACCGGGTATCACCTTCCCGCGACGGTCTTTCTCGATTTTGAAGGAAACAAGGCCACTCTGCGTCTGCTCGATACCTACAAGATCACTTCCTTTGAGTCCGATGGAAAGGACTGGAAGATCGCAGGAGACATCTCCACTCCGACCAACCTGACCTTCCGCTCGCGGCGCAATCCCATTCTCGCCTCCATCGGGTTCCTCCTGATGACGGATCGGTTCAAGTTTCCCAATCAGCTGATCTTCACCGAGCCGTACGACAGGAGCCGCACGCCAGTCGTCCTGGTTCATGGCCTGCTCTCGACCCCGATGATGTGGGGAAATCTGGTGCGATCGCTCGAGGCCGATCCGGAAATTCGCCGCCGCTATCAGTTCTGGGTCTTCTTCTATCCGACGGG of the Terrimicrobium sacchariphilum genome contains:
- a CDS encoding carboxy terminal-processing peptidase; this encodes MGTLSRLTGRLLLPALFLPSLAFARDTVDPGQIAISVARWLEQGHYTRQKLDDEMSAKFLQTYLTALDYNKLYFTQQDVDEFEKKYGTTLGDSVLRGDVSPAREIFQKFKAKVEARAVKNTALIKKDYKFDSNRTVEINRQDSPWPKDEADADRIWAERIEAELLREDLADLKLRPPKETVTRRYDQVVRNVREMDDEDVVKTFLTSLAQTYDPHSEYLSQSDLKNFQISMKLSLVGVGAVLSSEDGYAKIKEVVPGGPADLDGRLKVNDRIAAVAQGTDDFEDVVDMKLDKVVEKIRGKKGSTVRLMVIPGDATDPSKRKVVEIVRDEVKLKDQEAKGELLDIKGPDDKTTRIGWITLPSFYANMDDSGAPKSTTEDVAALIGRLKREGMQGLIIDLRRDGGGSLEEAINLTGLFIPRGPVVQAKDPNGKISVSQDTDPGVAYSGPLVVLMNRLSASASEIFAAALQDYGRAVIVGDERSFGKGTVQTVLKIGQLMPFFSLGSSEDDSTKAGALKLTIQKFYRVKGGSTQLKGVESDIVLPSLSDQKEFGEGSLKHRLPYDEVAPVKITESNVATPLAIDELRARSSQRVAGDPEFAYVKEDITRIKDKVEKNTLSLNEKERKAELDADKTRKEHRDAERIARGPVFDVKTYEVRLDDVSAPKLRPVAYNRKPDKAAMAVDDDEPADPKKPDVPQPDPIRDEALRIMRDYINLNRQDKTASVQPEKSLQ
- a CDS encoding type II secretion system F family protein encodes the protein MPRYSYVALDARGQEASGVIEADSQNAAVGQLRQAGYFPKSIFEEGKGKAPKIKAPKAATAANKQINISIPFLERKTVKGKTLMIFTRQLATLIDAGLPLLRGLTVLAKQEPDQVLRKVIVSLAEAVQGGGTFSESLAGHPKIFNKLYVNMVKAGELGGVLELVLLRLAEFQEKAQKIKNKVVSAMFYPAIVLVIAILIMGFLLVFIVPKFQAIFDDMLGGKPLPALTTFVIATSNMVKSNILLIIGGIILLVIGYNVMSKTAKGGAIIDAFKLKAPLFGDLTRKSAISRFSRTLGTLVTSGVPILQALNITRETAGNSVIAAAIGKVHDSVKEGESIVHPLEASGVFPPMVISMIDVGEETGQLPEMLLKVAEVYDDEVDNAVAGLTSLLEPIMIVFLAIVVGTIVIALFLPLISIISGMQQQGG
- a CDS encoding LPS-assembly protein LptD, with amino-acid sequence MMTRCFTAVLIWLAGAVCALAQFGSFGDVPVEINADGNTRFEGGVAIAEDNVQIHYGDYSIYCDYAEYNPDTRDVLLVGNIRLYTPTDLLTGQRALFNLETKQMRALEFSGSHYPALFRATSLRAPSLNEFNVTDAIMTTDDSSQPDFHVKSRSVRIYPDSRVILLNSTLYVGQTPIFWFPYLFANTTNTGFQFLPGYDSRWGAFVQTSYSFPIGPNNSIIAKAHLDLRSKFGPAVGGDLLFRYGKNDRSFGELITYYVAETKDVKTVSAPGEPTETRTTNRYRVTFKHRLFLTDDIYATADLNLISDVDFLEDFYPSEFRVDPYPDSYLSVTKWDEFYTLTLLGRWQLNDFQDTTERLPEAVFDFKQHRLFGLPVYYDGETSAGSYRRMFSNDPQFDETEFENYGSFRFDTFHQLSYPMQWFDWLNVTPRAGIRATAYSKSGSFINQTGVEEVDPETGEVQIIDGPNQPNELNAPTTQLNNGGSLFRPVANFGVEASTKFSKAYEKIQSRWLGLDGVRHVVQPYMNYSYVYNFGPGPDEILQFDRVVPSTQLMPIDFPQFTAIDTIDTWNIMRLGIRNRLQTRRDQSTYQWFTIDSFVDVNFQNPYTDASVSNFFNLMRFRPVQWFYLDVQSQTPVVEQGFTEYNTAFNFMPTRDTYFRIGHRYIEGNDYFDNNSQLDFYAYFRVNDNWAFSFYEQYEFESSVLQYQRYLLHRDLSSWVASIGAQVRDNQGGDTDYGLLLILSLKDAPQVTLPFAFDNATSPMQPNSNGN
- a CDS encoding EamA family transporter, which produces MWFVFALVAAICWGASYASSGRVIERGMSPLVFFFYFTVSGAVWSMASLLISGRGARILSEPRNLGGEIWWLVLSIVTSCIGGLCIYHAIGGRNATVASLIEISYPLFVALFAWLFFRELQMNWQTALGGLLILSGVSVVFLANRS
- a CDS encoding type II secretion system protein GspG, whose translation is MKKRTSFHGFTLVELLVVITIIAILAALVLSTAGGIQDKAARSRAQSEIAALSAALESYKADNGDYPTGTFTTNATGNKFVVTNLMPATGKVYFEFPKNMTNSNGDMIDPWGVTYGYQYPGATNRSGSNFFDLWTAANKSTNSNGWIKNW
- a CDS encoding MBL fold metallo-hydrolase, coding for MLDTNSYLYEAPSGARILFDAPQGAYQAYLDERIDALVLTHGHFDHVADAAALIASHGCPSYCHVDTVPMVTDRDFFRRWGFELEIEPFTPTHLLEESPLVEVAGVSMQTFHVPGHSPDSLCYYFKDEGVLVGGDVLFCGGVGRWDLPGGNGEQLFQGIKAKLFPLPGNVIVLPGHGPATTIGREKSENPFLQV